The Polypterus senegalus isolate Bchr_013 chromosome 10, ASM1683550v1, whole genome shotgun sequence genomic interval AAAACGGGCAAACTGATGGCACTTTCCGTGCCCGGAGAGAGTGCCAAGCGTTGAGCCTTGCTGAAGCAGACATTGTGTTCCCAATATAAATAGACCACTGGTCCTTGGTGACTTCAAGCTCTCGGTGGCATTCATTTAGTCTGACACATTTTGATGTAGATAGAGCCTGAAAGGCTGGGCTTGTGTATAAACTCATGTATTTATAATTTTCTGCAGCAAGAAAATATTAGGACcccttcctgaaaaaaaaaaagtggttaaTCGGCAACTATATTTTGGTCCTTTACGAGTGAGTGGGTTGTGTGAACCCCATGATGGGCTGCCCATTGCTGCCAGTTACCCCACACTACATTAGCAcgttagaaaaatggatggatgtgccaGTTACCCCACATTACATTAGCAcgttagaaaaatggatggatgaatgtccCCATTCACCTGGGGGCACAGCAATTAACGCGGCGACCTCGCTGCCTTGGGGAGCTAAATTCATTTAATGGCCCGGTCACTGTCCATGTGATACTTATACGTGGCATCTTGCtacataataataacaaattatatTTGTAATAGTGGTTTACCtagacagtggggagccactttgACCACCATCAGTGGGTAATTATGGATTCAGTTCTGGTCATCTTTGTCTCAGTGAGGTGGTGGTCTTCCCAGTGGTTAAAAAGTTGGGCGTGTGCCCTCAAAGATGTGGGTTCAGATGTCAACAGTGGCTTGCTGTGTAAACCTAAGCAAATCTCATAACCTATCTGCTTTACATTGTGGGTATGGTTCTGATGTGGGGGCATATTTGAAAAATGGATAGCATTGTTGGCATCTTGCAGTTTGAATGATCTTACCACAAATTTACCACTGGCTTGATTAGCAGATAGGGTGTGGATATGCTTCCAGTGTTCATGCtaggcaggttaggtgaattggcagtgCTAAACTGGACCGagagtgtgtgtttgtcctgttacggactggcattctgtccaacgattgttcctgccttgagcttcCAGCTTCCCTGCGGCCCTGACAAGAATATGTGAGTttgaaattgatggatggatgtttgttggTATTGTGCCATGATATAACCACGGCCTACCACGTCTTTATGAAAGCAGACAGCTCATCTTGGGCCCACTACCACTGTTTTAAAGTCTAAAGACGTCCAGATCACTGCCTGGGAAAAATGGATAAATCTATAGATGGAAATAAAGCAAGAGATGGTGGTCACCAGGACAGATTTAAGCTGTGACACATTTTTGACCCGCGTAAGGTTTCATTACTGTCATTGTAGAAATCCAGGAACTGTTGCTTGTTACGTGTGATTTAAAAGCTTCTTTAGATAAAGCCGTcatctaaataaatacattgtaagAGCTTATTCCTGTCATTCTGGTTATTGGGATGGGTCTAAGAGTTTGCCGCCCCTAACAAAAAACAATTATACGAAAGTGAAACACAATCGTGCGTGTGGCCTGACTCTGCCCGGGGGGGGCTGAAAGGGCAGTTGTATGGCCCCTTTAAGAAGCTCTCCCACGTTAGACTTTAAAACCAGACGCCTTCCTCCCCCATCGGCTATTGGTGGATTTCCACCGTGGAAGGCGGGCGTTCATGTCGGCTGGAATTCTGCCCGtaaattctgattggctggcgGAGCGGCATACGTCGGACTATAAAACTGCGCTAAAAATAGTTTCAGTCTCATTTGCTTGGGACGATGCGTGAGGAGGGCGGCACTGTGCGGAGAGCTTGCCGCTGAAGGAGCGTCGCAGTTGAACACAGGAAAGTCGCCACCGTGCTCGGCTCCTCTGACCCACAGTCCTAGTTGGCACCTGGACAAGGACTCCTGACTGGCAAATCCGTACGAGCTGAGGATTTTCCTAGAAGCTCGTGAAGTTTGTTGGTGGGAGTTAATTTTTCGGACTTGGCGCTCGTCCTTCCTCCTTCCGTCCGGCTTGCCTTGCGAACAGGAAAATGGAATTTAAAGTGGAGGCGCATCGGATTATGAGTATCTCTTTGGGAAAGATTTACAACTCCAGGGTTCAACGAGGCGGCATTAAACTCCACAAAAACCTTCTGGTGTCTTTGGTGTTACGAAGCGCCCGGCAAGTCTACCTCAGCGACTACTACCAAGGGGTCTGCCTGAACGCTCAAACGATGGACACGGCGCAGCCCTGGCCGCCCGGAGAGACCATGGACTCTGAACTCGACGAGAACGACTCGAGAGAACACGAGCTGACCCACGAGGTAGGGAGCGACGTGCGGACCTCCACGCCGGAGCGCCCTGGCAGCCCCGTCCCGGCGCTCCTTAACGACGCGCTGGCGGCGCCTCAGCCAGTAGCCCCTCCCCAGCTGCCCAGCAGGCGCTGCTCAAACGCGGCCGCGCGCGAGGGGGAAGCAAACGCGACACGGGAATGCGGCGCCCTCGGGGGCGTGGAAAGTGACTCAGACACGCCGTCTAACCCACCGGCGGCTTCCTTCTGCAGGAAGAGGCGAAGCTGTGAGAAGATGACGACTCCGCCGCCGGAATCGCCTCTGAAAAAGATCAAGCAGCAACAGCAGCCCACGGCAACCACCatctctactactactactacgacGACGACAGCGGCAGAGGCACAGGAGCTGCCGCCACAGGCGGGCGACGGAGAGGAGGAGATGGACACGAGCAACGTCTCCAGCCTCATTTCTATTTTCGGTTCCAGTTTCAGCGGACTTCTCGGCAAGGAAAGCCCGGCGGTGGAACCGGGTGCCGAGGACAGTGAGCCCGAACCTCCATCGGGACAAATCTGTTGCGAACAGGTGCTTAAGAACATTGCGCCCTGGAGCACGGCCATTGTGGCCTTTTAGCGCCCTGCAAGTTGGGGGAGGGGGTAGTGGCGGGGAGGGGAGCTGGTTTCCCCACGTGTGCACACACACAGATTGAGGGGAGGCTCACAGGGGGCTCTCCCCGTGGACCGGAAGCGGAATTGGCGGCGAAGGCTGGCGCCCACCCGGACCCCCGTGGGTTGCCCGCTGGCCCAGCGCTGCGGACTGGAACACCTCCCACTATTCCGGACTGGACTTGTCTTTGTTTTATAAAGACGTGTATTATTTGTAGACATGTACAGACgtgtttccattttttaattacagTTCTGTATTTTGCGCCTGATTTACGAGACGTGTGCGTGTGTTTCACGCGGATTAAACGTTTTGAAAACGAATTCCGGCTGCTTTCTGTCGTGTGTCTTGTTTCCAGGAAAACCAAAAAGTGGTATGTTGGTGGTGGAGGAGATTTGGATCGcctctttctttacattttattctgtCAGAAtggatataaatgtattttttttaaagaaaagaagcgTTGAAAAGAGTTCTCCTGGATTATATTGAGGTTAAAGGTATGGAGATAGGATTTTGGTTttggaactttatttatttatttatttatttttttggatgcCATTCTGACTTGTGTTTTTAAGTGAAATTTTGCCCATTCAGATCCTTCACTTTCCCCACTGGCTGCTcagtgaatttatttattattttgggatGATCCCGTATGGCAGCTACAGCATTCCCGGCCAAATGAAAGGTCTCAATTGAGATGCACAGTGATCAGTTGTTGAATTTCTAGATTTCTGTCCTGcagcacatacatttttaaaatatgaaggaaAGCCACATTGAGGGGGGCAATCGTCCTATGTCTGCAGGGGCAAGCCAGCCTGCTATACAAATATGTTGATTGGCTCTTTCTGTATGCTACAGATGAgggaattatttttattttaatgcaaattCTTGGGAGCGAATGGTCAATACTATTAATCACATGGCATCTTGAGTGTCACTTCTCTGATGATcatgtattttctttaaattttttaaaggtgGATAACTATCGGACTGGAATTTCAAAGCTTTTAATTACATAACATCTTGAGTGTCACCTGCCTGGCATTTGTGTATTCCATGTCCTTCAATCAGGGGTGTCAAGCTCAGATCCTCATTTAGTGACTGTCTTTTGCTTCTAATTGactggttttgttttaaatttaattgttttttttttttttttaataacacttcttagttgcgttttttttttcttttttgttccatacttggcagccaaacaaaaggATGTGATGTCCGCCATTAGATGACCAGCCATGTCGGGGCCTAAAATTAGCAGCCAGTTTCTCTTTTTAATGGTCATCTGTTTTTGTTGGTACTCACATTTTGCCacaccagacatttccaaaaccgattttcttttcctaaaagtgccgtcaaaatgttttgcgGGTCAGAGTTGATCAACGTTACAGAGAGCgttgcctttctttattttcaaagatTGGTGGACACTTAAGTTAGCTGGTCGTCTGTTGGCGCGTTTTGCATCACCTTACAGCATTACTAGACTACTAATTAAGTGGGGGGAAAGACGGCAATTTAGGGTCCAGTCTGAGTCTTGTATATTAAGGGAAAAAGTTGATTAGCAGCAAACAAGTTGTCACTAATTTAATTTAAGAATATGGTTGGAGTGTAAACCTGCATCCACTGTGTGCCCTCCAGAATTGGGGTTTGACGCCCTTGTCTTAAATTAAAGATGGAATGCTGTCAGAATGAAAGTCCAGAGTCCAAGCGGTTTTGGGTGTAGCCTCTTCCTCTCCACTGTTTTGCTTTGCATAAATGTCTTTGTGGCTTCCTAGGGGCTGCAGATTTTGTGATCTTTAACGGGGGCATAATAGAAACATTTGTAGCTGTCCTGGGTGCACAGATGTCCCCCAAGCCTGTATGCAGAGCACGGGTGTGGGGAGTGATGTGGTGAGCTGTCTCTGTTGGTGAGATTTGCATCTGAATTATTTATCACCTTTTTTTAAACCGAGTGCAGAACGGAGTCAGCAGCAGTCCAGGGGAAACATTTCCTCTGATGGGTGGGTGGTGGTTTGGGTGGGATACCAGTCAGAAAGGGGCTATTTGAcctcttttgtgtgttttggatGCAGCTGCAGAGGAAACTAGGAAGAATGGTGGTTGACAATCGCTGAGCGGTTCTTTCATTTCCTGCtggcaaccttttttttttttttttttttgttgtgaaacTTTGAAAAAGTGGGACCACTAGGCAAAGAAGTGCCCTCCAGCCGCTTCCTTTTGTTGTGTGGCATTTGTGGTGTTTTAAGCAAATGGGTTATTgtgaatttgcttttgtaaagGTGGCCAGCCCTGTTGGGGattctgtgtttattatttagagTTTTGCTTTCCCCCTTTTTGTATTCGCGTTGGCTTTGGGTACAGGGAGCCTCCTGACgagggtttttatttttatttaaacacaagTAGGACGGGGAGTCCTAAAGAGGAAGCGTATTATTTTACAAACCGTGCATCAGGCATGTGGGATATGTGAATTGGCGTACCTGAGACATGGTCCCGGACATGTCGTGGCATGTGAATGAGAATCGCTGAGCTTGGATCTTCTTCAGCCTCGCATGTTTGCTTTGACCTCGTGTAGCTCGcttattttgttttcctcacCATGACTGCCCCAAAAACAGACCACCCCAACGTGGACTCCCATATTCatcatctttttttaaattaactgttgAGGGTTGCTTTTTGACTTTCAGTCAATTGTTGCTCTTCACAGAGTATGCCTGCCTTGGGCTTCACTTCCATTGTGTGAGAAAAGGGCTGCCATTTCCACATAAGCTGGCTGGCTGTTTGCGAGGCTCTGCTGGTGTGCCAGAAGTTGCTGTACTTGTAGTGTGTGTTTGGAGTCCTACCAGTGGTGacctacattttaattttttttttttccaagctgCCTCTTGTTCTTGTATTCTTTTTGAAGCCCACTGCTGCCTTTCCAATAGACCTCTTTTGGGAAGTTTGAAGAATTAAAATTCTGTTAGCCTgcgattttaaaacatttctattAGGGGAGGTCCAGTACGCTCTGCCCCTTTAAAACGTCAGACATACTTGAGGCTTCCCCCTTCTGTTTTATTTGATTGTAGATTTTCTTTTGCTTCACAATAGCCCATTTCATTTTATAACTTTATGTAGAGTAGCTGGTCTCCACCTCTGATCCCGGAGTGCtactgttgctgcaggttttcaatctaaccttccagtttttttttttttttttgtgctgctggtttaactttttttcccttaattaTAATTGTCAACATTTCAGACACAGACCTCTTAATTAAAttatctttaattagcagccGACACGTCCCCAGCTAACCTGTGTCCGTCACACGATATCTGTAAGTAAACAAAGGTGTGACGGTCTGTCTCtctaatgttgatctgctcaggtccacaagcCCATTTTTTTGAAGGTTCTTTtagtaaaaggaaaataaatagaaatgtctGTTGTGCCAGAACGAGGCCATCCGTGGAGTTTTAAGAAAGACTTGGCTTCTGATTAAGAAATcgcttggagtttgaggccctgacttagctgctTGGCAATTCAGGTGGTTAAAATTGGGCTGGGATAAGAAGGTAATTAGTAAGAAATGGTCACTCATTAAGgacagggttagaatgaaaacccacagTCACTGTCGTGCTCCAGGACGTGAGGACAGGGGTATATTCTGGGCCTTTAGCTTTTATTATAGCACCCTGAAGTTTGTTTGTGGATCAGGGGTACTTGAgccaattaacaaccagcatagcagacatgGTGTGACCTGCTAATTTAGGGGTGTTGGAACACCAGGCCTGGGACCcccacggtggctgcaggttttcactttaaccagtttctcaattaGGATATTATTTAAAGACTAATAAAGCATTGGTTCCACTAAAACTAAGGTTTTAGGCCGTTAAGTGTTCGGAGTCGTAATAAGCAaattagcttttattttttaactgcatTAAGagtttaattgttgcctgttttcttaaccaccCATCAgctaataatgaggtgcaaatggaGGTCCAGGAGCTCTCCAGCTAATGTCcatccatttaaacctgtgtgcgGGCATTGTGAAGAGTATTTCTGTTAAGACAGGGTGAATGAGAGGGAGGGGAAAGACCATGAGGGACAACTCTGTCCCGGACCACAAACCATATGGAAAACGTTCTTGGAAAGCGAAAGATCTGCAAAGTAGAAGAGGGAAGGTGCCAATGAGCCGTAGAATTCAGTACACCATTTTCATTCCCTGCAAGGCTTGCAATGCCTCCTAACCATGAaagtggttggaatgaaaacctgcagccgctgcggaCCTCCGGGACCAAAGCTGAATACCCCTGATGTGGAGTATatccttttttttatatagctgggtcccccaggaccgagtttggacaccactgtggctgcaggtttttgttccaaccagattcacaatcggtgatgATCGGTAAcagctgatctcatttaattagctgtttttttttttttttactcttattctgcattcagaaagacACAAgtgtgttttttacatttataagacaaatatttctatttttttttttcctaaagctataaatgcttttgttgttttcctattccttcccccttttcctgtgtagtttgctcccttcatttaaccctaatagtgacaattaccAACTAACACCGCAGACGCActggatgatgaaagcagcaacggcTTCAGTGTCAGCCCCGCTAATTTGGGGGTGTCGAACTCCacccctggagggccacagtggctgcctTTTCGTAATccgtgaccagttttcactgctcattacattcttttttcccttcattttaatagccctgtttttaaggattcagtcctcctGCACCGATTCTTCTTTTCATTATATGACGACCTAagagaaatgagacgtgaaacaagccaacagatgaccagctaaattgtgaCTTCCACTCCAGTCACttacttaatgagaagccaattcttggtGTGAGTTAAACCggtcatttaattccatggcttgttgctgctctcattccgccacagcagacattttcccaaactgttgattttctgttttttttttttctaagaacgtcGTCAAGATGTTTCGGTGAACTTTACTGAGAccaccacctttctttattttcagatactgtgggaTGGGCACAGgtaagctggtcatgtggcggcttgtattgtgtgtcattattgtttggctgctcattaagaaaAAAGGAACCACGAAGGGGCCTGAGCCAAGCGAATTGAAATTAAGGCAAGAGAGGTTAAGTAGCAACAAACCCtcctggtcactaattaaggagatggttaggatgaaaacctgcagctactgggttttcattctaaccataaCCACACTGGTTGAGTTTGGCACCCGTGTGCGAATTAGTAAATAATCAGTTAAAtaacagaacacctggaaaagcagaatgacaaTTAGATTGAAAATAAAAGTAGCAGCTAAAAATAACTacaactgcttattacattttaataaaaaccttCCAGACTTTGTGATTTCTACATtgacaccaaaactcagaaactgggaaataacgactcagttaattaggctaagagtccaatgaaaagtggaaattggttggaacaaaaacctgcagccacagggggtcacCGGGGCCGGGTTTGGGGACCACTGATCGAGAACTATGTAGAGCAGGGGTACTCGCCTCAGTCCAGGAGGTTTcgctttaaccagtttctcaattaGGACCCCTTTATTTACTAATAaatctgtgttttgtttgtgAGTTGAGCTGCAGTTTGTTACGACTCGGGGCCGGCCCGTTCATTGCCGATTTTAGTTTTAATCGGCTGCGTTTCGCTGTCAGTTGCCCGTTTTTCTTAACCGGCCACCAGTTAATAAGGAGGTGCGATTGACTGAAGAAACCATCAGCTCCCCAGTTAAGCTGCTTCCTCTGAAACCTGTGTGCAGGCGTCGCAACATACTTGTTAGTTTAAaggtttgaaataaatgagagagaagggagAGGCCAAGCGAAACAAATCTTTTCCGGCTCTAcataacgttatttttaaaaatgaaacctctgCAGTGGGATTGTCTTGGGAGAGTGGAGACCCTAGCGGACCATAGAATGAATTAGAAAGTTTCATTGTCTGCCTTTGGTccgagtgaaaacctgcagccgctgcggaCCTCCAAGAGTACCACCTGACGTATCCCCTGTTTCACAGGACGTTGTCTACCTGTCAGATGATTCGTGTTCTCTACCTGCCTTCCCACGTGATTTAGTCCTTTGGCCGTCCTGAATGCTCACATTTGTGGTTTCCTCCTTTTGTTTATTTGCAGCCCCACTCCCACTTCACAGAGCAGGCTGCGTTGGCCCGCCCAGACTCTCTCCGCTGATGTGCCCTGTCCGTTTCCCCGACCCACCCTGAAAGGAACACCGTTTGCCGTGCTGTGGACATTGTGGGGTCTCCTGTCCATCCTGGCAGGGTGCAGTGAATCCTCATAAGAGGGTGCCAGCCAAGTCACAAACAGATGCCTGCAGGAATGTCAAGCTTTGACAGTTGTCATGTAAGAATCTGCTCATGCCAACGACGATGGCTTGACATTTTAGGAATCTTGTAATGCACGGCTGGagttttgtgcatttttgatGGACGGTCTGGGATGAGCGCGCACGCCCGTGAGTTCTGTCTGTACTAAGAAGTTTGAGGAGCAGGTGGAGCGCCCTGCCTCAGACCCAGAAGTGGCTTCTCTGTCTGCGTTGCATGGGACTCTGCGGGGACCGCCAGGCTGTGATCACGTCTTTATGATGTGCTGGTCACTTAAAAGGTGATGCTGAAGATGTTGTGTGTGTGAACTTTTTATGAATTTACACCGTtggtgtctctttttttttttcttcttggtgTTCAGCCCCACCATCCCAAAGATTTGTAATTCACCCAGAGTGCTGCATCAGTGGTATCGATACCAGCTTTCGGACCTCAGTGCCAGTAAAAGGACGGTTCAGAAGCAACGGATAACTCTGAATCCCCCGCAGCGCAATTGCATAGAACCATGAAGGTAGGTGGTGATACTCTGTGAAGTGGGGGCAGGGAGGAAGACCCCCCTCCTCCATCACCAACCCCCCCGAAGTCCCAGTGCCATCAAAGCAATAAGGAAGTGGTGGTCGCCTGTGAAGTACAGATTGAGCAGAGGCCATAATGGGAGTCTCTTGTGTAGTCCCAATTGCATCAAACCATTGTGGAGGTTGGTGGACCCATGAAAGGGGCTGGGGTGGGGGGTCCCATGAAGTCTGACTGTGTTGAATCATGGGGGGGGGGTCCCATGAAGTCTAACCGTGTTAAAACAATGGGGGGATCCCCATGAAGTTCGACCGTGTTAAAACAATGTGGGGGGTCCCAAGAAGTCCGACCGTGTTGAACCAATAGGGGGGTTCCATGAAGTCCGACCATGTTAAAACAATGGGGGTGGGTCCCCGTGTAGTCCGACCGTGTTGAAACAATAGGGGGGTTCTATGAAGTCTGACCGTGTTGAAACAATATGGGGTGTTGGGGGTCCCATGAAGTGTGACCGTGTTGAAAATATGGGGGTGTCCCATGAAATCCGACTGTACAAGCAGTGGTGTAAAGGCGTCCCATCAAGTCCCATCAAGTCCCATCAAGTCCCATCAAGTCCCAATAGTGTCAGTGCAGTAGGCGGGTGGTGGTCCCCTGTGGAGTCCTGATTGAGTTGAGGCAATGACCGGGAACCCCCCCGCATGTTGAAGCAATGAGGGGGATGCTGGTGAACCCCCCCCCCTGAAGTCCTGAGTGAATTAAAGCAAAATTGTTGTCCCCATGAAGTCCAATTTGCTCTGAAGCAGTAAGGGGGTCGCCCCCCGTGGCTTTCCAGTCGAAGTGTGTTAGTATCATTTTGTAAGCTTTACGTTTTTTGACAAGTGACATGCCCGCTGTCAAAGGAAGGGGTCATGCGCTGTGTGTTTGAGAGTTGGG includes:
- the ier5 gene encoding immediate early response gene 5 protein, giving the protein MEFKVEAHRIMSISLGKIYNSRVQRGGIKLHKNLLVSLVLRSARQVYLSDYYQGVCLNAQTMDTAQPWPPGETMDSELDENDSREHELTHEVGSDVRTSTPERPGSPVPALLNDALAAPQPVAPPQLPSRRCSNAAAREGEANATRECGALGGVESDSDTPSNPPAASFCRKRRSCEKMTTPPPESPLKKIKQQQQPTATTISTTTTTTTTAAEAQELPPQAGDGEEEMDTSNVSSLISIFGSSFSGLLGKESPAVEPGAEDSEPEPPSGQICCEQVLKNIAPWSTAIVAF